The Gloeocapsa sp. PCC 73106 DNA window GATTACGGGGACTTTTTCATCGAGTAGAGCGATCGGTCCGTGTTTCATTTCTCCTGCGGGATAGCCTTCGGCGTGAATATAGCTAATTTCTTTGAGTTTCAGCGCTCCTTCTAAAGCTATAGGAAAATTGATACCTCTACCTATAAAGATAAAATCTTTGGTTTGACTAAATTCATGGGCGAGTTGTTCTATGGGAGCTGATTGTTTGGCGATTATTTCTTCAATCTGATGAGGTAAGGCGCGCATTCCGGCGATAATGCTTTGTATCTGTTCTAAAGAGAGGGTTTGACGCTCAAAAGCTAGTTGTAAAGCGAGAAAATAAAATCCCATTAACTGAGCGGTAAAACTTTTGGTAGCAGCTACGCCAATTTCTATACCAGCTTGGGTATTAATAATCTGATCTACCATCTGAGTCAGGGTACTTTCGGGACGATTGGTAATCCCTAGGGTACGAGCTTGATAGGGTGAAGCTAAGTTAATACGCCTATATTTCTCCATTTCCAACGCAGCGAGGGTGTCTGCTGTTTCTCCCGATTGGGTAACGCCAATGGTGAGGGTATGGGGAGTCAACGGAGAGGGTGCGTAACGATATTCAGATGCGTATTGTACAGCAGTGGGAATTCCCGCCAATTGCTCTAGTAAATATTTACCTACTAAACCGGCGTGCCAACTCGTACCACAGGCGATAATTTGAATCTGCTGCACTCCTTGGTAGAGTTGACTATCGATAGGTAATTGAATCGGACTAGCTGAGTCGGGTGGGCTTAAATAACGCTCTAGGCAAGCTCGAATTACTGCAGGTTGCTCATGTATTTCCTTGAGCATGAAATGACGAAAGCCCTGCTTTTCTAAATTAACTGCGCTCCATTCTAAGGTGCGAGGTTGCTTTCTGAGTCGGTTTAGTTCAAAATCGTATACTTCTACTCCCAGGGGGGTTAAGCGCGCCATTTCTCCATTTTCTAGGGATAAAACGGCACAGGTATGGGGTGCGATCGCGGTTACGTCGGAAGCACAGAAGAACTCTCCCTGACCCAACCCGATAATCAGGGGTGCTTGATTTCGTACTACAATAATTTCGTCGCTATATTCGGCGCAGATAATAGCCAGAGCAAAGGCTCCCTTTAGTCTAGTAATGGTGGTTTGCACTGCTTTTAAGAAATCATCTCCCTTGGGAGCACAGGGTAAGTAACTAGCGATGAGATGGGGGATTACTTCGGTGTCGGTTTCTGACTCAAATTGACAACCTTGAGTAATTAATTCTTCTTTGAGGTCTAAATAATTCTCGATAATGCCATTTTGTACTACTGCTACTCGTGCTGCTGTATCTACGTGGGGATGAGCGTTGTGCTCTTCTGGCTTCCCGTGAGTTGCCCAGCGTGTGTGAGCGATACCTATTTGGGAAGGATTGACCGAATGAGCTAATTTCTCTCGCAAATTATATAGCTTTCCTGAAGCGCGTAGACGGTGTATTTTCCCATCTAATATAGTGGCGATTCCCGCTGAGTCATAGCCGCGATACTCGAGTTTTTCCAATCCTCCCAGCAATATATCCGTTGCTGTTTGGGTACCAATATAGCCGACAATTCCACACATAGGCTTGAGTTACTAGCAGTACAGAGAATTATAACTTTATTTTTCTAACAGGGGAAAACAGACGGTAAAATCGGTACCTTTTCCGGGTTGAGAAGCTAGGAAAATATCGCCTTTCATCCCTTCGACAAAGGTTTTAACGATCGCTAAGCCTAAACCTGTACCCCCACTGCTACGAGAACGGGCTTCATCCACACGGTAGAATCTCTCAAAGACACGACTCTGTTGGGCTAGGGTAATTCCAATACCGCGATCGCTGATTTGAATTTTCCCTTGATTCTCTTCTCGCCATACTTTTACTGTCACCGATTCCTCAGAATATTTAACCGCATTGTCAATTAGATTCAGTAATACTTGTTTTAAACGACTGCGATCTGCTTTGATTACAAGTTCTTCATTCTGAATATCTAAGTTAATCTCGCGATGACTATATCTTCTACCCATTTCTACTGTTTCTGTAACTATTGTGGGTAAAGCTAATTCTTCCAGTTGAAAGTGCATTCGTCCATTGTCAGCTCGGGCTAATTCGAGTAAATCTTGCATCAATTGAATGGTACGATTAGCTTCACTATGGGCTATCTCTAAAGCTTCTCTTTGCACTGGAGTAAGATTATTACCTCGACGCAAGGTGCTTTGTAAATATCCTGAAACGATGGTCAGAGGGGTACGTAATTCGTGAGATACATTACTGACTAA harbors:
- the glmS gene encoding glutamine--fructose-6-phosphate transaminase (isomerizing), whose protein sequence is MCGIVGYIGTQTATDILLGGLEKLEYRGYDSAGIATILDGKIHRLRASGKLYNLREKLAHSVNPSQIGIAHTRWATHGKPEEHNAHPHVDTAARVAVVQNGIIENYLDLKEELITQGCQFESETDTEVIPHLIASYLPCAPKGDDFLKAVQTTITRLKGAFALAIICAEYSDEIIVVRNQAPLIIGLGQGEFFCASDVTAIAPHTCAVLSLENGEMARLTPLGVEVYDFELNRLRKQPRTLEWSAVNLEKQGFRHFMLKEIHEQPAVIRACLERYLSPPDSASPIQLPIDSQLYQGVQQIQIIACGTSWHAGLVGKYLLEQLAGIPTAVQYASEYRYAPSPLTPHTLTIGVTQSGETADTLAALEMEKYRRINLASPYQARTLGITNRPESTLTQMVDQIINTQAGIEIGVAATKSFTAQLMGFYFLALQLAFERQTLSLEQIQSIIAGMRALPHQIEEIIAKQSAPIEQLAHEFSQTKDFIFIGRGINFPIALEGALKLKEISYIHAEGYPAGEMKHGPIALLDEKVPVIAIAMPGIVYDKVISNAQEAKARYARLIGVTPKDNLEAEATFDDLLYVPQVEELLSPILAVIPLQLLAYYIAALQGLDVDQPRNLAKSVTVE